A window of the Aeromicrobium phoceense genome harbors these coding sequences:
- a CDS encoding response regulator transcription factor, translating into MTVRRTRVVVIDDSTVIRGGFATVHPGLDVVATYASVEDFEAAPVHCDVVVLDLLLRGPQGTSTTTKQGRAAIRALRERGLRVCLYTDERRPIVLALCLRAGALGVVHKADPPHVTMQAIEDVRSDRVVVTQSLVGLTELLDRRGARLDLSTRQREVISGRARGRHWADIAATLYITEDTAREHYRVACRKLRDYLQHTSPGDIERAVGLAPGDVLDEE; encoded by the coding sequence ATGACCGTGCGACGCACGCGTGTGGTGGTGATCGACGACAGCACCGTGATCCGCGGCGGTTTCGCCACCGTGCACCCGGGGCTCGACGTCGTGGCGACCTACGCCAGCGTGGAGGACTTCGAGGCCGCGCCGGTGCACTGCGACGTCGTCGTCCTCGACCTGCTCCTGCGCGGTCCCCAGGGCACGTCGACCACCACGAAGCAGGGCCGCGCGGCCATCCGCGCCCTGCGCGAGCGCGGGCTGCGGGTGTGCCTCTACACCGATGAGCGCCGCCCCATCGTGCTCGCGCTGTGCCTGCGTGCCGGCGCGCTCGGCGTGGTCCACAAGGCCGACCCGCCCCACGTCACGATGCAGGCGATCGAGGACGTCCGCAGCGACCGCGTCGTGGTCACCCAGTCGCTCGTCGGGCTGACCGAGCTGCTCGACCGCCGCGGCGCCCGGCTCGACCTCAGCACCCGCCAGCGCGAGGTGATCTCGGGCCGTGCCCGCGGCCGGCACTGGGCCGACATCGCCGCCACCCTCTACATCACCGAGGACACGGCCCGGGAGCACTACCGGGTGGCCTGCCGCAAGCTGCGCGACTACCTCCAGCACACCAGTCCGGGCGACATCGAGCGCGCGGTGGGGCTTGCCCCGGGGGACGTCCTCGACGAGGAGTGA
- a CDS encoding SRPBCC family protein: MTDHVVLRYTRTYPLEVAEAFERLLELDLTALFDRRYAAIPRIAQVRDQEGPWRTPGQTRTIVLADGGTMREELTAVESPSRFTYRISGITGPMKHLITSLDGAWTFEPAGTGVRIGWTWTVRPEGRLGRLAMPVFGRMWRGNARQAFDNIERLLVR, from the coding sequence ATGACCGACCACGTGGTTCTGCGCTACACCCGCACCTACCCGCTCGAGGTGGCCGAGGCGTTCGAGCGGCTGCTCGAGCTCGACCTCACGGCGCTGTTCGACCGCCGGTACGCCGCGATCCCGCGCATCGCGCAGGTCCGCGACCAGGAGGGCCCGTGGCGCACGCCCGGGCAGACGCGCACCATCGTCCTGGCGGACGGCGGCACGATGCGCGAGGAGCTGACGGCGGTCGAGAGCCCGTCGCGGTTCACCTACCGGATCTCCGGCATCACGGGCCCGATGAAGCACCTGATCACGTCGCTCGACGGCGCTTGGACGTTCGAGCCGGCGGGAACCGGCGTCCGCATCGGCTGGACGTGGACGGTGCGCCCCGAAGGGCGTCTCGGCCGCCTGGCGATGCCGGTCTTCGGCCGGATGTGGCGCGGCAACGCGCGGCAGGCCTTCGACAACATCGAGAGGCTGCTGGTCCGCTGA
- a CDS encoding uridine kinase family protein — MSNLDELVQVVTARQRELGRPAIVGISGFGGSGKSTLARRLVAALPDAVRLRGDDFLDPVRVHRRSPDWDGVERDRLVDDVLRPFRDEVPGEFQRYDWDRGRLTEPEPVPRADVLVIDLVGLFHPTTLPLLDLAVWCEIDLWTATQRGIARDRDDGNDHDRVWTEVWEPNERDFEQRFAPREVADVLFPTR, encoded by the coding sequence ATGAGCAATCTCGACGAGCTGGTCCAGGTCGTCACCGCCCGCCAGCGTGAGCTCGGCCGCCCGGCGATCGTCGGCATCTCGGGGTTCGGTGGGTCGGGCAAGTCCACCCTCGCCCGTCGCCTGGTTGCCGCCCTGCCCGACGCCGTGCGGCTGCGCGGTGACGACTTCCTCGACCCGGTGCGGGTGCACCGGCGCTCGCCCGACTGGGACGGCGTCGAGCGCGACCGGCTCGTGGACGACGTGCTCCGCCCGTTCCGCGACGAGGTCCCCGGGGAGTTCCAGCGCTACGACTGGGACCGAGGCCGCCTCACCGAGCCCGAGCCGGTGCCGCGCGCCGACGTGCTCGTGATCGACCTCGTGGGTCTGTTCCACCCCACGACGCTGCCGCTGCTCGACCTGGCGGTCTGGTGCGAGATCGACCTGTGGACCGCGACCCAGCGCGGCATCGCGCGCGACCGCGACGACGGCAACGACCACGACCGCGTGTGGACCGAGGTCTGGGAGCCGAACGAGCGCGACTTCGAGCAGCGGTTCGCCCCGCGCGAGGTCGCCGACGTGCTCTTCCCGACCCGCTGA
- a CDS encoding MFS transporter codes for MTSTDVHTDRRLGWALLAAAIAQIVAPVVQALADVARPGDDSDSLLITPAGWAFSIWSLIYGLALAHAIVTLWRGDGVGKRRFVVDLILLYVGATVWIAVSAAAISWATFLVLAFMTVVAIDAARLAAHTRPAEPAWTTWLARATSGIYAGWVSAAVFLNLGTGVLELDLAEPDDRGWQIALLVVAVVFALAVNSQLPRSPGYAAAVVWALIGIVAAVAGESTTALVIAVAAIVLLAAQTAWQSSRALPD; via the coding sequence ATGACCTCCACCGACGTGCACACCGATCGTCGGCTCGGGTGGGCCCTGCTCGCGGCGGCGATCGCGCAGATCGTCGCCCCGGTGGTCCAGGCCCTCGCCGACGTCGCCCGGCCCGGCGACGACAGCGACTCGCTGCTCATCACCCCGGCCGGCTGGGCGTTCTCGATCTGGAGCCTCATCTACGGACTCGCCCTGGCCCACGCGATCGTCACCCTGTGGCGCGGCGACGGAGTCGGGAAGCGGCGCTTCGTGGTCGACCTGATCCTGCTCTACGTCGGTGCGACCGTCTGGATCGCGGTGTCGGCGGCCGCCATCAGCTGGGCGACGTTCCTCGTGCTGGCCTTCATGACCGTCGTGGCGATCGACGCAGCCCGCCTCGCGGCGCACACCCGCCCGGCCGAGCCCGCGTGGACCACGTGGCTCGCCCGCGCGACCTCGGGCATCTACGCCGGCTGGGTCAGCGCGGCGGTCTTCCTCAACCTCGGCACGGGGGTGCTCGAGCTCGACCTCGCCGAGCCCGACGACCGCGGCTGGCAGATCGCGCTGCTCGTCGTGGCCGTCGTCTTCGCCCTCGCGGTGAATTCGCAGCTGCCGCGGAGCCCGGGCTACGCGGCCGCGGTCGTCTGGGCGCTGATCGGCATCGTCGCCGCCGTCGCGGGGGAGTCGACGACGGCGCTGGTCATCGCGGTCGCGGCCATCGTGCTGCTGGCGGCGCAGACGGCGTGGCAGTCCTCGCGAGCGCTCCCGGACTGA
- a CDS encoding amidase family protein: protein MTGAVLIAAGTPATSAEGTTDAGSYLAPRFTAADLTGDDAVTQEDVDLLAGRVGTTSADDGWAAVSAADHDGDDTITVTDVARLAQAMIYDDGKFELVEASVLDMQAAMNAGVLTSVDLTRQYLDRIEAYDNAKVDPAANGRPLKSIISTNPEALELAAEADAERAETGMTSVLLGIPVALKDNYDTKDMPTTAGCACWEENQTQDDAEMVEGLRAQGAVVLAKASLDEFAYGFSSQFSAFQGVTVNGDTTTQRSTLVASPYATSKTAGGSSGGTGASISANLAALGFGSDTGGSIRVPSSYNQLVGVRPTVGLASRDGIVPLALSQDTGGPMARSVSDAAIAMDAVVGVDENDTVTQRQIGKVPSSYTKYLDPNALEGKRIGYFPQMVPSLTATNAGQAAAARRFEQAKTDLEAQGATVVPVQMTAEEGTAFTRVLNEGSGSTNEFKHDLAQYMASHLSPEVEANTLQGIIDSGKFAPAYRSTYVQRNGITEETYQAWAGPNGSHTTQLALGHTQVTALLDAQDIDAVVYPSGTQYGTFSTNMRLSPNTGMPAVTVPMGADAADPSAGMNLEFLGRQFDEGPLLGLAYDYEQGTRHRTTPALYGPLAQEAP from the coding sequence ATGACCGGGGCGGTCCTGATCGCCGCCGGCACCCCGGCCACGAGCGCCGAGGGGACGACCGACGCCGGCTCGTACCTCGCTCCGCGGTTCACCGCCGCCGACCTCACCGGCGACGACGCCGTCACGCAGGAGGACGTCGACCTGCTCGCCGGCCGCGTGGGCACGACGTCGGCCGACGACGGCTGGGCCGCGGTGTCCGCCGCCGACCACGACGGCGACGACACCATCACCGTCACCGACGTGGCCCGCCTCGCGCAGGCGATGATCTACGACGACGGGAAGTTCGAGCTCGTCGAGGCGTCGGTCCTGGACATGCAGGCCGCGATGAACGCCGGCGTGCTGACCTCGGTGGACCTCACCCGGCAGTACCTCGACCGCATCGAGGCCTACGACAACGCGAAGGTCGACCCGGCCGCGAACGGCCGTCCGCTGAAGTCGATCATCTCGACGAACCCCGAGGCGCTCGAGCTGGCGGCCGAGGCCGACGCCGAGCGCGCCGAGACCGGCATGACGAGCGTGCTGCTCGGCATCCCCGTGGCGCTGAAGGACAACTACGACACGAAGGACATGCCCACCACCGCCGGCTGCGCGTGCTGGGAGGAGAACCAGACGCAGGACGACGCCGAGATGGTCGAGGGGCTGCGCGCCCAGGGTGCCGTCGTGCTGGCGAAGGCCAGCCTCGACGAGTTCGCGTACGGCTTCAGCTCGCAGTTCTCCGCCTTCCAGGGCGTCACCGTGAACGGCGACACCACGACGCAGCGCAGCACGCTGGTCGCCAGCCCCTACGCCACGAGCAAGACCGCGGGCGGCTCCTCCGGCGGCACCGGCGCCTCGATCTCGGCGAACCTCGCCGCGCTCGGCTTCGGTTCCGACACCGGAGGCTCGATCCGCGTCCCGTCGAGCTACAACCAGCTCGTCGGCGTCCGTCCCACGGTGGGCCTCGCCTCGCGCGACGGCATCGTGCCGCTGGCCCTGTCGCAGGACACCGGCGGCCCGATGGCGCGCTCGGTCTCCGATGCAGCGATCGCGATGGACGCCGTGGTCGGCGTCGACGAGAACGACACGGTCACGCAGCGACAGATCGGCAAGGTGCCGAGCTCGTACACGAAGTACCTCGACCCGAACGCCCTCGAGGGCAAGCGGATCGGCTACTTCCCGCAGATGGTCCCGTCGCTGACCGCGACGAACGCCGGACAGGCCGCCGCGGCCCGTCGCTTCGAGCAGGCCAAGACCGACCTCGAAGCGCAGGGCGCCACCGTCGTCCCGGTGCAGATGACCGCCGAGGAGGGCACCGCGTTCACCCGGGTGCTCAACGAGGGCAGCGGCAGCACGAACGAGTTCAAGCACGACCTCGCGCAGTACATGGCGTCGCACCTGTCGCCCGAGGTCGAGGCGAACACGCTGCAGGGCATCATCGACAGCGGCAAGTTCGCGCCCGCCTACCGCTCCACGTACGTCCAGCGGAACGGCATCACCGAGGAGACCTACCAGGCGTGGGCGGGGCCGAACGGCTCGCACACGACGCAGCTCGCGCTCGGTCACACCCAGGTGACGGCCCTGCTCGACGCGCAGGACATCGACGCGGTCGTCTACCCCTCCGGAACGCAGTACGGCACCTTCAGCACCAACATGCGGCTCAGCCCGAACACCGGGATGCCGGCCGTGACGGTGCCGATGGGCGCTGACGCCGCGGACCCCTCGGCGGGCATGAACCTGGAGTTCCTGGGTCGCCAGTTCGACGAGGGACCGCTGCTGGGCCTGGCCTACGACTACGAGCAGGGCACGCGCCACCGCACCACGCCGGCGCTCTACGGCCCGCTCGCGCAGGAGGCACCGTGA
- a CDS encoding cohesin domain-containing protein, which yields MTKKTMRRGAVGAISVALLGGALAMTPAQADEPTFAVTASDSSVAVGDEVTVTVAAENVQDVFAYELALDFDPAVLAYEADSASTDVTGSTYASVQGDDLVVLHTKLGTSPAAEGDVSLVSATFTARKAGTAALAVPSLKLVGTDGEARTVEVEGASVAVDRIAAPTAVTAPKISGSAQVGKVLAVSPGTWSVKGVSTRVQWLRNGKAIAGATRSTYRLTPADFKASVSARVTATKADHADGTAVAKAIRVTRKAVSRTGVKVPGSVKAKAAFKARVSVKAPGVSPKGSIRVYAGGRLVKKNVKVKDGSATVWLRVAKKGRSAVRFVYVPQSGVEGSSRLVKLRVR from the coding sequence ATGACGAAGAAGACGATGCGGCGTGGCGCGGTCGGGGCGATCTCGGTGGCCCTGCTGGGCGGTGCGCTGGCGATGACGCCCGCGCAGGCCGACGAGCCGACGTTCGCGGTGACCGCCTCGGACTCCAGCGTGGCCGTCGGTGACGAGGTCACCGTCACGGTGGCGGCCGAGAACGTGCAGGACGTGTTCGCCTACGAGCTCGCCCTGGACTTCGACCCGGCGGTGCTGGCCTACGAGGCCGACAGCGCGTCGACCGACGTGACCGGCTCGACCTACGCGTCGGTGCAGGGCGACGACCTCGTCGTGCTGCACACGAAGCTGGGCACCTCGCCGGCCGCGGAGGGCGACGTGTCGCTCGTCTCGGCGACCTTCACGGCCCGCAAGGCCGGCACCGCGGCCCTCGCCGTGCCGTCGCTGAAGCTCGTCGGCACCGACGGTGAGGCTCGCACGGTCGAGGTCGAGGGCGCGTCCGTCGCCGTCGACCGGATCGCGGCACCGACCGCCGTGACTGCCCCGAAGATCTCGGGCAGTGCCCAGGTCGGCAAGGTGCTCGCGGTCTCGCCCGGAACGTGGTCGGTGAAGGGCGTCTCCACGCGGGTGCAGTGGCTGCGCAACGGCAAGGCGATCGCCGGGGCCACTCGGTCGACCTACCGCCTGACGCCGGCCGACTTCAAGGCCTCAGTCTCCGCCCGCGTGACGGCCACCAAGGCCGACCACGCCGACGGCACCGCGGTCGCGAAGGCGATCAGGGTGACGAGGAAGGCCGTGAGCCGGACGGGCGTCAAGGTGCCCGGATCGGTCAAGGCGAAGGCGGCGTTCAAGGCGCGCGTCTCGGTGAAGGCCCCGGGCGTCAGCCCGAAGGGCTCGATCCGGGTCTACGCCGGCGGCCGGCTCGTCAAGAAGAACGTCAAGGTCAAGGACGGCAGCGCGACGGTCTGGCTGCGCGTGGCGAAGAAGGGCCGCTCGGCGGTGCGCTTCGTCTACGTCCCGCAGTCGGGTGTCGAGGGCAGCTCCCGTCTGGTGAAGCTGCGCGTGCGCTGA
- a CDS encoding DedA family protein has translation MIQATDQEIDGLAGFMVDLMDRMGLFGAALAVGLDNLFPPIPSEIVLPMAGLAASQGRFSLAGALFATTAGSVIGACIMYWLGRLFGRDRTAWVFERTPLLKVRDLEVTEAWFAKHGTKAIFFGRMVPIFRSLISIPAGVERMSFGIFLLLTTLGSLIWNSIFVGAGYTLGENWHVIEPWADWFQRLVILAVLVVCGWFVITRVRELRDPRER, from the coding sequence ATGATTCAGGCGACCGACCAGGAGATCGACGGACTCGCGGGCTTCATGGTCGACCTGATGGACCGGATGGGCCTGTTCGGCGCCGCCCTCGCGGTGGGCCTGGACAACCTCTTTCCCCCGATCCCCAGCGAGATCGTGCTGCCGATGGCGGGCCTGGCCGCGAGCCAGGGCCGGTTCTCCCTCGCCGGCGCGCTGTTCGCCACGACCGCCGGCTCCGTGATCGGCGCCTGCATCATGTACTGGCTCGGGCGCCTCTTCGGCCGCGACCGGACCGCCTGGGTGTTCGAGCGGACCCCCTTGCTGAAGGTGCGCGATCTCGAGGTCACCGAGGCCTGGTTCGCCAAGCACGGTACGAAGGCGATCTTCTTCGGCCGGATGGTGCCGATCTTCCGCAGCCTCATCTCGATCCCGGCCGGCGTGGAGCGGATGTCCTTCGGCATCTTCCTGCTGCTGACGACCCTCGGCAGCCTGATCTGGAACTCGATCTTCGTCGGCGCCGGCTACACGCTGGGCGAGAACTGGCACGTCATCGAGCCGTGGGCCGACTGGTTCCAGCGCCTCGTGATCCTGGCCGTGCTCGTGGTCTGCGGCTGGTTCGTCATCACCCGCGTCCGCGAACTGCGCGACCCGCGCGAGCGCTGA
- a CDS encoding alpha/beta hydrolase has product MHDRLRGWIRLTLPGLLGAFAFALLSLTPSLLPRPALFQGLVTGVTAAIGYGLGVALAWVWRAFADREAGRPSRRQWRWTIGVGLVALGIVDVMSVRQQDRVRELMGMGDASAWRLITVPVVAVLVFALLVAAGRGLRRATRWVSALLARRIGAQAARATGVVLVAALTFFTLSGVVYDNAIAAVDSSFALGDQQVSSNLEAPTSTLRSGSPDSELAWEDLGRQGRRFVARGPSGEEIAEFTGRPALDPIRAYAGTANAEDVEERARLAVHDLERAGGFDRANLLVAGTTGSGFIEPSASNSFEYLTGGDSAIVSMQYSHLPSWVSFLVDQRAARHAGRALFDAVYERWSALPADNRPRLYLFGESLGSFALETAFSGEADLRNRTSGGLFVGPPGFNALFTEFREQRDPGSREIEPIFRDGRTVRFTNDPWGPTIPLTRPWDGPHLLYLVHPSDPITWWSPDLIWDKPDWLSEPRGSDVANAMRWYPIVTFWQTSADMAVGMAVPSGHGHDFVGEHVAAWASVLQPEGWTSADLRRLQQQIVDADAENAGVPPSLRD; this is encoded by the coding sequence ATGCACGACCGCCTGCGCGGGTGGATCCGGCTCACGCTGCCGGGACTCCTCGGCGCCTTCGCCTTCGCCCTGCTGTCCCTGACCCCGTCCCTGCTGCCCCGGCCCGCCCTGTTCCAAGGACTCGTCACGGGCGTCACGGCCGCGATCGGGTACGGCCTGGGCGTCGCCCTCGCCTGGGTCTGGCGCGCCTTCGCCGACCGCGAGGCGGGACGACCGAGCCGGCGGCAGTGGCGCTGGACGATCGGTGTCGGGCTCGTCGCGCTCGGGATCGTCGACGTGATGAGCGTGCGCCAGCAGGACCGGGTCCGCGAGCTCATGGGCATGGGTGACGCCAGCGCCTGGCGGCTGATCACGGTGCCGGTCGTCGCCGTGCTCGTGTTCGCGCTGCTGGTCGCGGCCGGCCGCGGACTGCGTCGCGCCACCCGGTGGGTCTCGGCCCTCCTGGCCCGGCGGATCGGCGCGCAGGCCGCCCGCGCCACCGGCGTGGTCCTCGTGGCCGCACTGACGTTCTTCACGCTGAGCGGGGTCGTCTACGACAACGCCATCGCCGCGGTGGACTCCTCCTTCGCGCTGGGTGACCAGCAGGTCTCGTCGAATCTCGAGGCACCCACCAGCACGTTGCGGTCGGGCAGCCCGGACTCCGAGCTGGCCTGGGAGGACCTCGGCCGGCAGGGGCGCCGCTTCGTGGCACGCGGCCCGAGCGGCGAGGAGATCGCGGAGTTCACCGGCCGGCCGGCCCTCGACCCGATCCGCGCCTACGCCGGCACCGCCAACGCCGAGGACGTCGAGGAGCGGGCGCGCCTGGCCGTCCACGACCTGGAGCGGGCGGGCGGCTTCGACCGCGCGAACCTGCTGGTGGCCGGCACGACGGGCTCGGGCTTCATCGAGCCGAGCGCGTCGAACTCGTTCGAGTACCTGACCGGTGGCGACTCGGCGATCGTGTCGATGCAGTACTCGCACCTGCCGTCCTGGGTGTCGTTCCTGGTCGACCAGCGCGCCGCGCGCCACGCCGGCCGCGCCCTCTTCGACGCCGTCTACGAGCGGTGGAGCGCCCTGCCCGCCGACAACCGGCCGCGGCTGTACCTCTTCGGCGAGAGCCTCGGCTCGTTCGCGCTCGAGACGGCGTTCAGCGGCGAGGCCGACCTGCGCAACCGGACCTCGGGCGGGCTCTTCGTCGGGCCCCCGGGGTTCAATGCGCTGTTCACCGAGTTCCGCGAGCAGCGCGACCCGGGCAGCCGCGAGATCGAGCCGATCTTCCGCGACGGGCGCACGGTGCGCTTCACGAACGACCCGTGGGGTCCGACGATCCCCCTCACCCGCCCCTGGGACGGACCGCACCTGCTCTACCTCGTGCACCCCTCGGACCCGATCACGTGGTGGAGTCCCGACCTGATCTGGGACAAGCCCGACTGGCTCTCGGAGCCGCGCGGCTCCGACGTCGCGAACGCGATGCGCTGGTACCCGATCGTCACCTTCTGGCAGACCTCGGCCGACATGGCGGTGGGGATGGCGGTCCCGTCGGGACACGGCCACGACTTCGTCGGCGAGCACGTCGCCGCCTGGGCCTCGGTGCTGCAGCCCGAGGGCTGGACCAGCGCCGACCTGCGCCGCCTCCAGCAGCAGATCGTCGACGCCGACGCCGAGAACGCCGGCGTCCCCCCGTCGCTGCGCGACTGA
- a CDS encoding NAD-dependent succinate-semialdehyde dehydrogenase → MAHQLFIAGQWRDAEGGATFDVENPATGETLATVADASVADGRAALDAAVAAQADWARTAPRDRGEILRRAFEIITERADELAEQMTAEMGKPVSESKAEIAYGAEFFRWFAEESVRIAGRHSVAPNGATRLLTLKQPVGPCLMITPWNFPLAMGTRKIGPAIAAGCTMVVKPASLTPLTMLSLGEILTEAGLPDGVLNIVTTKSTGKVMEPIIRDPRLRKLTFTGSTEVGRSLIEQAAEGVLRVSMELGGNAPFLVFEDADLEKAVDGAMLAKMRNIGEACTAANRFIVHESLAEEFATRFAKRMEQAEVGPLVEAKQRDKVAELVDDAKQHGATVLTGGEVPDGAGYHYPPTVLTGVPPEARVWREEIFGPVAPIFTFSDDDEALQMANDTEYGLVAYAFTQSYSRAIKVYEGLDTGMVGINQGVVSNPAAPFGGMKASGFGREGGDEGIEEYLETKYVGLAP, encoded by the coding sequence ATGGCCCATCAGCTCTTCATCGCAGGACAGTGGCGCGACGCCGAGGGCGGCGCGACCTTCGACGTCGAGAACCCCGCGACGGGGGAGACGCTCGCGACGGTGGCCGACGCCTCCGTGGCCGACGGCAGGGCGGCGCTCGACGCCGCAGTGGCCGCGCAGGCCGACTGGGCGCGCACCGCGCCCCGCGACCGCGGCGAGATCCTGCGGCGCGCGTTCGAGATCATCACCGAGCGCGCCGACGAGCTGGCCGAGCAGATGACCGCCGAGATGGGCAAGCCCGTCAGCGAGTCGAAGGCCGAGATCGCCTACGGGGCCGAGTTCTTCCGCTGGTTCGCCGAGGAGTCGGTGCGGATCGCCGGCCGCCACTCGGTCGCCCCCAACGGCGCCACCCGGCTGCTGACGCTGAAGCAGCCGGTGGGCCCGTGCCTGATGATCACGCCGTGGAACTTCCCGCTCGCGATGGGCACCCGCAAGATCGGCCCGGCGATCGCGGCCGGCTGCACGATGGTGGTCAAGCCCGCCTCCCTGACGCCGCTCACGATGCTGAGCCTGGGCGAGATCCTCACCGAGGCCGGCCTGCCCGACGGCGTCCTCAACATCGTCACGACGAAGAGCACCGGCAAGGTGATGGAGCCGATCATCCGCGACCCCCGGCTGCGCAAGCTGACGTTCACCGGCTCCACCGAGGTGGGCCGCTCCCTCATCGAGCAGGCCGCCGAGGGTGTCCTGCGCGTCTCGATGGAGCTCGGCGGCAACGCCCCGTTCCTGGTCTTCGAGGACGCCGACCTCGAGAAGGCGGTCGACGGCGCGATGCTGGCCAAGATGCGCAACATCGGCGAGGCCTGCACGGCCGCGAACCGCTTCATCGTGCACGAGTCGCTCGCGGAGGAGTTCGCCACGCGCTTCGCGAAGCGGATGGAGCAGGCCGAGGTGGGCCCGCTCGTCGAGGCCAAGCAGCGCGACAAGGTGGCCGAGCTGGTCGACGACGCGAAGCAGCACGGTGCCACGGTGCTCACCGGCGGCGAGGTGCCGGACGGCGCGGGCTACCACTACCCGCCCACGGTCCTGACCGGCGTCCCGCCCGAGGCCCGGGTCTGGCGTGAGGAGATCTTCGGGCCGGTCGCGCCGATCTTCACGTTCTCCGACGACGACGAGGCGCTGCAGATGGCCAACGACACCGAGTACGGTCTCGTCGCCTACGCGTTCACGCAGAGCTACTCGCGCGCCATCAAGGTCTACGAGGGCCTCGACACCGGCATGGTCGGCATCAACCAGGGTGTCGTCTCCAACCCGGCCGCGCCGTTCGGCGGGATGAAGGCGTCGGGCTTCGGTCGCGAGGGCGGCGACGAGGGCATCGAGGAGTACCTCGAGACGAAGTACGTGGGCCTGGCCCCCTGA